The following coding sequences are from one Cygnus olor isolate bCygOlo1 chromosome 2, bCygOlo1.pri.v2, whole genome shotgun sequence window:
- the HERPUD2 gene encoding homocysteine-responsive endoplasmic reticulum-resident ubiquitin-like domain member 2 protein isoform X3, producing MGGEESCLLRMSTKDQRLVYSGRLLPDHLQLKDVLRKQDEYHMVHLVCTSRTPPSSPKPSTSRGGHGASTSSSSSNMNHSGSTAASSTNQEDSSTSLNTSADGVRHRNLPQAQSNPIPSHQFPYLMQGNIGNQFPGHGVSAGGFPIYPAFSPLQMIWWQQMYARQYYMQYQAAVSAQVTSSTESARSAVAQAVNSQRAPANEPAAVPNVAVQENRPVNPNVQMNAQGGPVVNEEDFNRDWLDWMYTFSRAAILLSIVYFYSSFSRFVMVMGAMLLVYLHQAGWFPFRQEGGQQQAANNVEGNRDGQNANNPDLEEMERLMDDGIDEDSGEDAGEDANIEQQPGFMASAWSFITTFFTSLIPEGPPQVGN from the exons ATGGGAGGTGAAGAAAGTTGTCTTCTCCGTATG TCTACAAAGGATCAGAGACTGGTGTATTCTGGCAGACTGCTTCCTGATCACCTGCAGCTGAAAGATGTTCTCAGAAAA CAAGATGAATATCATATGGTTCATCTGGTATGTACTTCCCGGACACCCCCAAGTTCTCCAAAACCCAGCACCAGTAGAGGTGGTCACGGAGCTTCAACCTCCAGCAGTAGCTCA aatatgaaCCATTCTGGATCAACTGCTGCCTCATCCACAAACCAAGAAGATTCATCTACATCTTTGAACACTAGTGCAGATGGAGTGAGGCATCGTAATCTTCCACAAGCACAAAGCAATCCCATACCAAGCCACCAGTTCCCTTATTTAATGCAAGG CAATATAGGCAACCAGTTTCCAGGCCACGGTGTATCTGCTGGAGGATTTCCTATATATCCTGCATTCAGTCCCTTACAGATGATATGGTGGCAACAAATGTATGCACGTCAGTACTACATGCAATA CCAAGCTGCTGTTTCAGCCCAAGTGACTTCCAGCACTGAATCAGCGAGATCTGCAGTTGCTCAGGCTGTAAATTCACAACGTGCTCCTGCAAATGAGCCTGCAGCAGTGCCAAATGTAGCTGTCCAAGAGAACAGGCCTGTAAACCCGAATGTTCAGATGAATGCACAGGGAGGCCCAGTAGTTAATGAGGAGGACTTCAACCGGGACTGGCTGGACTGGATGTACACTTTCTCTAGAGCAGCTATTCTTCTGAGCATTGTATACTTCTATTCTTCCTTCAGTCGGTTTGTCATGGTAATGGGAGCCATGCTACTGGTTTATTT ACACCAGGCTGGATGGTTCCCCTTTAGGCAAGAGGGAGGCCAGCAACAGGCAGCCAATAATGTGGAAGGGAACCGTGATGgtcaaaatgcaaataatccTGATCTTGAGGAGATG gaacGACTTATGGATGATGGGATTGATGAAGACAGTGGAGAAGATGCAGGTGAAGATGCCAATATAGAGCAGCAGCCTGGATTCATGGCTTCTGCTTGGTCCTTTATTACAACTTTCTTCACGTCACTCATCCCTGAAGGGCCTCCGCAGGTTGgcaattaa
- the HERPUD2 gene encoding homocysteine-responsive endoplasmic reticulum-resident ubiquitin-like domain member 2 protein isoform X4 — protein sequence MEQGVVGPPVTLIIKAPNQKYTDQTVSCFLDWTVGKLKSHLSKVYPSKPSTKDQRLVYSGRLLPDHLQLKDVLRKNMNHSGSTAASSTNQEDSSTSLNTSADGVRHRNLPQAQSNPIPSHQFPYLMQGNIGNQFPGHGVSAGGFPIYPAFSPLQMIWWQQMYARQYYMQYQAAVSAQVTSSTESARSAVAQAVNSQRAPANEPAAVPNVAVQENRPVNPNVQMNAQGGPVVNEEDFNRDWLDWMYTFSRAAILLSIVYFYSSFSRFVMVMGAMLLVYLHQAGWFPFRQEGGQQQAANNVEGNRDGQNANNPDLEEMERLMDDGIDEDSGEDAGEDANIEQQPGFMASAWSFITTFFTSLIPEGPPQVGN from the exons ATGGAGCAGGGCGTCGTGGGTCCCCCGGTGACCCTCATCATCAAGGCCCCCAACCAGAAGTACACCGACCAGACCGTCAGCTGCTTCCTGGACTGGACCGTGGGCAAGCTGAAGTCGCACCTCTCTAAGGTGTACCCCAGCAAGCCG TCTACAAAGGATCAGAGACTGGTGTATTCTGGCAGACTGCTTCCTGATCACCTGCAGCTGAAAGATGTTCTCAGAAAA aatatgaaCCATTCTGGATCAACTGCTGCCTCATCCACAAACCAAGAAGATTCATCTACATCTTTGAACACTAGTGCAGATGGAGTGAGGCATCGTAATCTTCCACAAGCACAAAGCAATCCCATACCAAGCCACCAGTTCCCTTATTTAATGCAAGG CAATATAGGCAACCAGTTTCCAGGCCACGGTGTATCTGCTGGAGGATTTCCTATATATCCTGCATTCAGTCCCTTACAGATGATATGGTGGCAACAAATGTATGCACGTCAGTACTACATGCAATA CCAAGCTGCTGTTTCAGCCCAAGTGACTTCCAGCACTGAATCAGCGAGATCTGCAGTTGCTCAGGCTGTAAATTCACAACGTGCTCCTGCAAATGAGCCTGCAGCAGTGCCAAATGTAGCTGTCCAAGAGAACAGGCCTGTAAACCCGAATGTTCAGATGAATGCACAGGGAGGCCCAGTAGTTAATGAGGAGGACTTCAACCGGGACTGGCTGGACTGGATGTACACTTTCTCTAGAGCAGCTATTCTTCTGAGCATTGTATACTTCTATTCTTCCTTCAGTCGGTTTGTCATGGTAATGGGAGCCATGCTACTGGTTTATTT ACACCAGGCTGGATGGTTCCCCTTTAGGCAAGAGGGAGGCCAGCAACAGGCAGCCAATAATGTGGAAGGGAACCGTGATGgtcaaaatgcaaataatccTGATCTTGAGGAGATG gaacGACTTATGGATGATGGGATTGATGAAGACAGTGGAGAAGATGCAGGTGAAGATGCCAATATAGAGCAGCAGCCTGGATTCATGGCTTCTGCTTGGTCCTTTATTACAACTTTCTTCACGTCACTCATCCCTGAAGGGCCTCCGCAGGTTGgcaattaa
- the HERPUD2 gene encoding homocysteine-responsive endoplasmic reticulum-resident ubiquitin-like domain member 2 protein isoform X6: MGGEESCLLRMSTKDQRLVYSGRLLPDHLQLKDVLRKNMNHSGSTAASSTNQEDSSTSLNTSADGVRHRNLPQAQSNPIPSHQFPYLMQGNIGNQFPGHGVSAGGFPIYPAFSPLQMIWWQQMYARQYYMQYQAAVSAQVTSSTESARSAVAQAVNSQRAPANEPAAVPNVAVQENRPVNPNVQMNAQGGPVVNEEDFNRDWLDWMYTFSRAAILLSIVYFYSSFSRFVMVMGAMLLVYLHQAGWFPFRQEGGQQQAANNVEGNRDGQNANNPDLEEMERLMDDGIDEDSGEDAGEDANIEQQPGFMASAWSFITTFFTSLIPEGPPQVGN, from the exons ATGGGAGGTGAAGAAAGTTGTCTTCTCCGTATG TCTACAAAGGATCAGAGACTGGTGTATTCTGGCAGACTGCTTCCTGATCACCTGCAGCTGAAAGATGTTCTCAGAAAA aatatgaaCCATTCTGGATCAACTGCTGCCTCATCCACAAACCAAGAAGATTCATCTACATCTTTGAACACTAGTGCAGATGGAGTGAGGCATCGTAATCTTCCACAAGCACAAAGCAATCCCATACCAAGCCACCAGTTCCCTTATTTAATGCAAGG CAATATAGGCAACCAGTTTCCAGGCCACGGTGTATCTGCTGGAGGATTTCCTATATATCCTGCATTCAGTCCCTTACAGATGATATGGTGGCAACAAATGTATGCACGTCAGTACTACATGCAATA CCAAGCTGCTGTTTCAGCCCAAGTGACTTCCAGCACTGAATCAGCGAGATCTGCAGTTGCTCAGGCTGTAAATTCACAACGTGCTCCTGCAAATGAGCCTGCAGCAGTGCCAAATGTAGCTGTCCAAGAGAACAGGCCTGTAAACCCGAATGTTCAGATGAATGCACAGGGAGGCCCAGTAGTTAATGAGGAGGACTTCAACCGGGACTGGCTGGACTGGATGTACACTTTCTCTAGAGCAGCTATTCTTCTGAGCATTGTATACTTCTATTCTTCCTTCAGTCGGTTTGTCATGGTAATGGGAGCCATGCTACTGGTTTATTT ACACCAGGCTGGATGGTTCCCCTTTAGGCAAGAGGGAGGCCAGCAACAGGCAGCCAATAATGTGGAAGGGAACCGTGATGgtcaaaatgcaaataatccTGATCTTGAGGAGATG gaacGACTTATGGATGATGGGATTGATGAAGACAGTGGAGAAGATGCAGGTGAAGATGCCAATATAGAGCAGCAGCCTGGATTCATGGCTTCTGCTTGGTCCTTTATTACAACTTTCTTCACGTCACTCATCCCTGAAGGGCCTCCGCAGGTTGgcaattaa
- the HERPUD2 gene encoding homocysteine-responsive endoplasmic reticulum-resident ubiquitin-like domain member 2 protein isoform X1, producing MEQGVVGPPVTLIIKAPNQKYTDQTVSCFLDWTVGKLKSHLSKVYPSKPSTKDQRLVYSGRLLPDHLQLKDVLRKQDEYHMVHLVCTSRTPPSSPKPSTSRGGHGASTSSSSSNMNHSGSTAASSTNQEDSSTSLNTSADGVRHRNLPQAQSNPIPSHQFPYLMQGNIGNQFPGHGVSAGGFPIYPAFSPLQMIWWQQMYARQYYMQYQAAVSAQVTSSTESARSAVAQAVNSQRAPANEPAAVPNVAVQENRPVNPNVQMNAQGGPVVNEEDFNRDWLDWMYTFSRAAILLSIVYFYSSFSRFVMVMGAMLLVYLHQAGWFPFRQEGGQQQAANNVEGNRDGQNANNPDLEEMERLMDDGIDEDSGEDAGEDANIEQQPGFMASAWSFITTFFTSLIPEGPPQVGN from the exons ATGGAGCAGGGCGTCGTGGGTCCCCCGGTGACCCTCATCATCAAGGCCCCCAACCAGAAGTACACCGACCAGACCGTCAGCTGCTTCCTGGACTGGACCGTGGGCAAGCTGAAGTCGCACCTCTCTAAGGTGTACCCCAGCAAGCCG TCTACAAAGGATCAGAGACTGGTGTATTCTGGCAGACTGCTTCCTGATCACCTGCAGCTGAAAGATGTTCTCAGAAAA CAAGATGAATATCATATGGTTCATCTGGTATGTACTTCCCGGACACCCCCAAGTTCTCCAAAACCCAGCACCAGTAGAGGTGGTCACGGAGCTTCAACCTCCAGCAGTAGCTCA aatatgaaCCATTCTGGATCAACTGCTGCCTCATCCACAAACCAAGAAGATTCATCTACATCTTTGAACACTAGTGCAGATGGAGTGAGGCATCGTAATCTTCCACAAGCACAAAGCAATCCCATACCAAGCCACCAGTTCCCTTATTTAATGCAAGG CAATATAGGCAACCAGTTTCCAGGCCACGGTGTATCTGCTGGAGGATTTCCTATATATCCTGCATTCAGTCCCTTACAGATGATATGGTGGCAACAAATGTATGCACGTCAGTACTACATGCAATA CCAAGCTGCTGTTTCAGCCCAAGTGACTTCCAGCACTGAATCAGCGAGATCTGCAGTTGCTCAGGCTGTAAATTCACAACGTGCTCCTGCAAATGAGCCTGCAGCAGTGCCAAATGTAGCTGTCCAAGAGAACAGGCCTGTAAACCCGAATGTTCAGATGAATGCACAGGGAGGCCCAGTAGTTAATGAGGAGGACTTCAACCGGGACTGGCTGGACTGGATGTACACTTTCTCTAGAGCAGCTATTCTTCTGAGCATTGTATACTTCTATTCTTCCTTCAGTCGGTTTGTCATGGTAATGGGAGCCATGCTACTGGTTTATTT ACACCAGGCTGGATGGTTCCCCTTTAGGCAAGAGGGAGGCCAGCAACAGGCAGCCAATAATGTGGAAGGGAACCGTGATGgtcaaaatgcaaataatccTGATCTTGAGGAGATG gaacGACTTATGGATGATGGGATTGATGAAGACAGTGGAGAAGATGCAGGTGAAGATGCCAATATAGAGCAGCAGCCTGGATTCATGGCTTCTGCTTGGTCCTTTATTACAACTTTCTTCACGTCACTCATCCCTGAAGGGCCTCCGCAGGTTGgcaattaa
- the HERPUD2 gene encoding homocysteine-responsive endoplasmic reticulum-resident ubiquitin-like domain member 2 protein isoform X2: MEQGVVGPPVTLIIKAPNQKYTDQTVSCFLDWTVGKLKSHLSKVYPSKPQDEYHMVHLVCTSRTPPSSPKPSTSRGGHGASTSSSSSNMNHSGSTAASSTNQEDSSTSLNTSADGVRHRNLPQAQSNPIPSHQFPYLMQGNIGNQFPGHGVSAGGFPIYPAFSPLQMIWWQQMYARQYYMQYQAAVSAQVTSSTESARSAVAQAVNSQRAPANEPAAVPNVAVQENRPVNPNVQMNAQGGPVVNEEDFNRDWLDWMYTFSRAAILLSIVYFYSSFSRFVMVMGAMLLVYLHQAGWFPFRQEGGQQQAANNVEGNRDGQNANNPDLEEMERLMDDGIDEDSGEDAGEDANIEQQPGFMASAWSFITTFFTSLIPEGPPQVGN, translated from the exons ATGGAGCAGGGCGTCGTGGGTCCCCCGGTGACCCTCATCATCAAGGCCCCCAACCAGAAGTACACCGACCAGACCGTCAGCTGCTTCCTGGACTGGACCGTGGGCAAGCTGAAGTCGCACCTCTCTAAGGTGTACCCCAGCAAGCCG CAAGATGAATATCATATGGTTCATCTGGTATGTACTTCCCGGACACCCCCAAGTTCTCCAAAACCCAGCACCAGTAGAGGTGGTCACGGAGCTTCAACCTCCAGCAGTAGCTCA aatatgaaCCATTCTGGATCAACTGCTGCCTCATCCACAAACCAAGAAGATTCATCTACATCTTTGAACACTAGTGCAGATGGAGTGAGGCATCGTAATCTTCCACAAGCACAAAGCAATCCCATACCAAGCCACCAGTTCCCTTATTTAATGCAAGG CAATATAGGCAACCAGTTTCCAGGCCACGGTGTATCTGCTGGAGGATTTCCTATATATCCTGCATTCAGTCCCTTACAGATGATATGGTGGCAACAAATGTATGCACGTCAGTACTACATGCAATA CCAAGCTGCTGTTTCAGCCCAAGTGACTTCCAGCACTGAATCAGCGAGATCTGCAGTTGCTCAGGCTGTAAATTCACAACGTGCTCCTGCAAATGAGCCTGCAGCAGTGCCAAATGTAGCTGTCCAAGAGAACAGGCCTGTAAACCCGAATGTTCAGATGAATGCACAGGGAGGCCCAGTAGTTAATGAGGAGGACTTCAACCGGGACTGGCTGGACTGGATGTACACTTTCTCTAGAGCAGCTATTCTTCTGAGCATTGTATACTTCTATTCTTCCTTCAGTCGGTTTGTCATGGTAATGGGAGCCATGCTACTGGTTTATTT ACACCAGGCTGGATGGTTCCCCTTTAGGCAAGAGGGAGGCCAGCAACAGGCAGCCAATAATGTGGAAGGGAACCGTGATGgtcaaaatgcaaataatccTGATCTTGAGGAGATG gaacGACTTATGGATGATGGGATTGATGAAGACAGTGGAGAAGATGCAGGTGAAGATGCCAATATAGAGCAGCAGCCTGGATTCATGGCTTCTGCTTGGTCCTTTATTACAACTTTCTTCACGTCACTCATCCCTGAAGGGCCTCCGCAGGTTGgcaattaa
- the HERPUD2 gene encoding homocysteine-responsive endoplasmic reticulum-resident ubiquitin-like domain member 2 protein isoform X5, whose translation MEQGVVGPPVTLIIKAPNQKYTDQTVSCFLDWTVGKLKSHLSKVYPSKPNMNHSGSTAASSTNQEDSSTSLNTSADGVRHRNLPQAQSNPIPSHQFPYLMQGNIGNQFPGHGVSAGGFPIYPAFSPLQMIWWQQMYARQYYMQYQAAVSAQVTSSTESARSAVAQAVNSQRAPANEPAAVPNVAVQENRPVNPNVQMNAQGGPVVNEEDFNRDWLDWMYTFSRAAILLSIVYFYSSFSRFVMVMGAMLLVYLHQAGWFPFRQEGGQQQAANNVEGNRDGQNANNPDLEEMERLMDDGIDEDSGEDAGEDANIEQQPGFMASAWSFITTFFTSLIPEGPPQVGN comes from the exons ATGGAGCAGGGCGTCGTGGGTCCCCCGGTGACCCTCATCATCAAGGCCCCCAACCAGAAGTACACCGACCAGACCGTCAGCTGCTTCCTGGACTGGACCGTGGGCAAGCTGAAGTCGCACCTCTCTAAGGTGTACCCCAGCAAGCCG aatatgaaCCATTCTGGATCAACTGCTGCCTCATCCACAAACCAAGAAGATTCATCTACATCTTTGAACACTAGTGCAGATGGAGTGAGGCATCGTAATCTTCCACAAGCACAAAGCAATCCCATACCAAGCCACCAGTTCCCTTATTTAATGCAAGG CAATATAGGCAACCAGTTTCCAGGCCACGGTGTATCTGCTGGAGGATTTCCTATATATCCTGCATTCAGTCCCTTACAGATGATATGGTGGCAACAAATGTATGCACGTCAGTACTACATGCAATA CCAAGCTGCTGTTTCAGCCCAAGTGACTTCCAGCACTGAATCAGCGAGATCTGCAGTTGCTCAGGCTGTAAATTCACAACGTGCTCCTGCAAATGAGCCTGCAGCAGTGCCAAATGTAGCTGTCCAAGAGAACAGGCCTGTAAACCCGAATGTTCAGATGAATGCACAGGGAGGCCCAGTAGTTAATGAGGAGGACTTCAACCGGGACTGGCTGGACTGGATGTACACTTTCTCTAGAGCAGCTATTCTTCTGAGCATTGTATACTTCTATTCTTCCTTCAGTCGGTTTGTCATGGTAATGGGAGCCATGCTACTGGTTTATTT ACACCAGGCTGGATGGTTCCCCTTTAGGCAAGAGGGAGGCCAGCAACAGGCAGCCAATAATGTGGAAGGGAACCGTGATGgtcaaaatgcaaataatccTGATCTTGAGGAGATG gaacGACTTATGGATGATGGGATTGATGAAGACAGTGGAGAAGATGCAGGTGAAGATGCCAATATAGAGCAGCAGCCTGGATTCATGGCTTCTGCTTGGTCCTTTATTACAACTTTCTTCACGTCACTCATCCCTGAAGGGCCTCCGCAGGTTGgcaattaa